CCATGCCGGCAATCGCCCCTTCCTTGTTCATGGTCTTGGAGAAGATGCCCATGACGATGGCCGGGAAGAACGAGGCCGCCGCCAGGCCGAAGGCGAACGCCACCACCTGGGCGACGAAGGCCGGCGGGTAGATGCCGAACAGGCCGGCCACTACCACCGCGACACCGGCGGCGATGCGCGCGGCGAGCAGCTCGCCCTTCTCGCTGATGTTGGGCCGGATGTTGCTCTTGAGCAGGTCGTGGGAGATCGAGGTGGAGATCACCAGCAGCAGGCCGGCGGCAGTGGACAGCGCGGCGGCCAGGCCACCGGCGGCGATCAGGGCGATCACCCAGCCCGGCAGATCGGCGATTTCCGGGTTGGCCAGCACCATGATGTCGTTGTCGACATACAGTTCGTTGGCTGCCGGTGTGGCGGCGTTGGTGAGCAGGCGCTCGTTGTGTGCGCCACGCTCGGCACTGAACTCCGGCTTGCCGGCGAAGGGCGCACCGGGGCCGTACTGGATGACGCCGTCCTGGTTCTTGTCCATCCAGGCGATCAGACCGGCGTTCTCCCAGGTCTTCAGCCAGGCCGGTGCTTCCTGGTAGGCCACGTTCGGCACCGAGGTGAACAGGTTGGTACGGGCGAAAGCCGCCACGGCCGGCGCGGTGGTGTAGAGAATGGCGATGAACAGCAGGGCGTAGCCGGCGGACTTGCGCGCGTCCTTCACCGTCGGGGTGGTGAAGAAGCGCACGATCACGTGCGGCAGGCCGGCCGTGCCGACCATCAGCGCCATGGTGATGAAGAACACGTCGATGGTCGACTTGCTGCCATCGGTGTAGGCACTGAAGCCCAGTTCGGCGCCCAGGCCGTTGAGACGCTCGATCACGCTCTGGCCGGTGCCGGTCACTTCGCTGCCGAAGCCCAGCTGCGGGATCGGGTTACCGGTGATCATCATCGAGATGAAGATGGCCGGCACCATGTAGGCGAAGATCATCACGCAGTACTGCGCCACCTGGGTGTAGGTGATGCCCTTCATGCCGCCCAGCACCGAGTAGAAGAACACGATGGCCATGCCGATCATCACGCCGGTGTTGATGTCGACTTCCAGGTAGCGCGAGAAGACGATGCCGACGCCGCGCATCTGCCCGGCCACGTAGGTGAAGGAGATGAAGATCACGCAGATCACCGCTACCACCCGCGCGGTCTGCGAGTAGTAACGCTCGCCGATGAACTCGGGCACGGTGAACTTGCCGAACTTGCGCAGGTAGGGCGCCAGGCACATGGCCAGCAGCACGTAGCCGCCGGTCCAGCCCATCAGGTAGACCGAGCCGTCGTAGCCGGCGAAGGCGATGATGCCGGCCATGGAGATGAAGGAGGCGGCGCTCATCCAGTCGGCGCCGGTAGCCATGCCGTTCATCACCGGGCTCACGCCCTTGCTGGCCACGTAGTACTCGCTGGTGGAGCCGGCACGGGTCCAGATGGCGATACCGATGTAGAGGGCGAAGGTGGCGCCAACGATCAGGTAGATCAGGGTTTGGGTATCCATGCGCGGCCTCAGTCTTCGTGGACGTCGTACTTGCGGTCGTAGGCATTCATCTTCCACACGTAGAAGAAGATCATCGCCACGAACGTGTAGATGGAACCCTGCTGGGCGAACCAGAAGCCCAGGGGGAAGCCGAAGAACTGAATGGCGTTGAGCTGTTCGACGAACAGGATGCCGGCGCCGTAGGACACGGCGAACCAGACCACGAGGAGCGACAGCATCAGGCGCAGGTTGGCTTTCCAATACGCAGCGGCTGCCTCTTGCTTGGACAAGGACATGGGGACCTCCGGGGATTGTTGTTTTTGTTCTGGAGCCGGTTAGACCCTAGCAAGCCGTTCGCTATCGGCCACTAGACTTTGGTCGCATACGCCCCTGGCATTGCCCTGCGCGGCTCCGGGTGCCAGCCTGAACACAGCCACAGACGCCGCGGAGGCCCCATGAGCACCATGACCCTGTTCCACTCCCCTGCCTCGCCCTTCGTGCGCAAGGTGCGGGTCCTGTTGCACGAGACCGGCCAGCAGGACCGCGTGGCCCTGCAGGAGGTACAGCTGACCCCGGTGAACCCCAGCAGCGCGGTGCTGCAGGGCAACCCGGCAGGCAAGATCCCCGTCCTGCGCCTGGCCGACGGCTCGCTGCTCTACGACAGCCGGGTGATCCTCGACTACCTTGACGCCCAGCACGTCGGCGCGCCGCTGATCCCGCCGAGCGGCCATGCACGCTGGCGCCGCCTCAGCCTGGCCGCGCTGGCCGACGCCATCCTCGACGCCGCCGTGCTGCTGCGTTACGAGACCTTCCTGCGTCCCGCGGACAAGCGCTGGGAGCTCTGGGAAGACGCACAGCAGGACAAGATCGAGCGCAGCCTGGCCTACTTCGAACACGACTGCCTGGCCGAGCTCGCCAGTCACTTCGACATCGCTGCCATCGGCCTGGCCTGCGCCCTCGGCTACCTCGATCTGCGCCAGCCGCAGCTGGGCTGGCGCCAGCGCTACCCAGGCCTGGCCGCCTGGTTCGCCGAGGTCGAGCGGCGCCCCTCGATGCAGGCCAGCGCCCCCGCCTGAGGCGCACGCGGGAACAGGCGGGCGATGCGCCGCGCCAGCAGGTGCGCGCGGCGCGCCTCCTCGCGCAGGCCCAGATGCCCGCTCATGGCCGGTACCACAGGCGGAAGAAGCCGGCGGCCAGCAGCAGGGCCACCTGCCCCAGGGCCGCGCACAGCTGCAGGAAGGACTGCACGTGGGGGTTGCTCGCGGCGTCGGCGAGCCCGGTCAGCTCCGCCCAGAAGCCGGCCGGCAGCAGTTGCAGGGCCAGCCAGGCCAGCGGCCGGCCGGTGAAGTTGAGGCCGTGGATCAGGTCGAACTGGCCGAAGAACATCAGGCCGATCAGCAGCAGCCCGGCCACCACCAGGCCGAGGGCGAAACAGGCGCAGAACTGCAGCAGCAGACGAAACATGGCGATCTCCTCGCAGAGGGGCGCGGCAGCCGCCGCGCCCGGTCGATATCAGGCGGCGGCCGGCTTGCCCAGGCCGTACCAGTCCAGCTTGCGGGTCAGCAGCATCACCGTGGCGAGCAGGCCGAACACCAGCAGCGAGCCCATCAGCAGGGCGTAGTCCTCGGCGGACAGCAGGGCGTAGAGCATGGCGTAGAGCCCGGCCAGCACGGCGGTGAAGGCGGCGCCACGCAACCAGCTGTGCAGCACGTGGCTGACGTAGAAGCCGATCAGCAGCACGCAGGCCGCGGCCGCCAGCACATAGGCCTGGGCGAAGGCCATGTGCTCGGCCAGCGACAGCAGCAGCAGGTAGAACATCGCCAGCGCCAGGCCGACCAGGCCGTACTGCACCGGATGCACGGCCAGGCGCTTGAGCACCTCGAAGAGGAAGAAGCCGGCGAAGGTCAGGGCGATGAACAGCAGGGCGTACTTCAGCGCGCGGTCACTCTTGAGGTACTGGTCCACCGGGTCGACGAAGCTGACGCCGAACTGGCGGCTCTCGAAGGCGTGGCATTCGCCGCCGCTGGTGCAGGCGGCCAGGGCCTCCTCCATGTTGGTGGCGAAGAAGCTGGTCTGCCAGCGCGCGGAGAAGCCCGTGGCGGTGATCTCGCGCTCGCTCGGCAGGTACTCGCCGACGAAGCTCGGGTGCGGCCAGTCGGCACTGAGGTCGACCAGGGTCTCGCGGCCGACCGGGGCGATGTCGAGCCGGCCGGTGCCCTGCAGCAGCAGGTCGAAGGCGAACTCCAGGCGCTGCGCCTGGTGGGTGTCCGCCACGGCCAGCGGCAGCGGCGCATGCACCCCGGCGCCCAGCAGCGGGTCGGCGCTGCCCGGCTGGAACGGCAGCCGGCGCTCGCCCAGCTGCAGCACCAGATTGTTCTTGATGCCGCGGATGTCGCTGATGCCGACGCTGACGAAGGGCTCGCCGAAGCGGTAGTCGCCGATATCCTCGGTCACGCCGAAGTTGGCCGGAAGGGCGAAGTGGCCGGCCAGGCGGCTGTTGCTGTGGTACAGGCGCGCCTGGTAGATGCCGCGGGCGCGCAGCTCGGTGCTGATGTCGCCGCCCAGGGCCAGGCGCTCCGGCAGGAAGTACAGGCGCCCGCTGGCCTCGCCCTCCTCCAGGTAGCGCTCGCCGGTCTTGGCGTGGGTTTTCCACTGGCGCACCGTCTTGCGGTAGGGCACCACCAGCAGCGGGCCGGTGATCTTCTGGCTGTAGCTGGAGCTGCGCGCGATGTCTTCCAGCACGCCGTCGCGCAGGCTCTGGCGCTCCTCGATCATGCCGTCGATCATCAGGATGGGAATCATCAGCAGGAAGATCAGCGCGGCGATGGCGCCGAGCTTGAGCAGCAGGTTGCGGTTCATGGGACTCTCCTTGGGTTGGACCGTGGGGAGAGTCTCGACGGCGCCCGTGGCGGCGCCATGCGCGAAATGTGGAGACTGTGTGGAGTTTGTGTGGCCGCGAGGACTGCCGGAGTCAGACCAGGCGGGCCGAAGGAGCGGAAATCACTGTGGCGTGGTGAGCATCCCGCGGCTGGCTTCAACCACGCCGGGCCGGCGCAAAGCCCGTTGTCACTCGCCGCGGATGTACTGCTCCAGCTGCTGGATCAGGCTGGCCTGGTCGTCGATGGTCTGCTTGACCAGGTCGCCGATCGACAACAGGCCGATCACCTCGCCCTCGGCGACCACCGGCAGGTGGCGCAGGCGCCTATCACTCATCAGCTGCAGGCAGTGCTGCACGCTGTCGCGCGGGCCGACGGTGATCACCTCGGCAGTCATGATGTCGCTGACCTTGGCATCGAAGGCGGCGCGCTCCAGCTCGGCCAGCTTGCGCACATAGTCACGCTCGCTGACGATGCCCACCAGGCGTCCTCCGGCCATCACCACCAGCGCACCGATGCGCTTCTCGGCCAGCTGCTTGACCGCGTCGAGTACCGAGCTGTCCGGTGTGACGCTGTAGAGATAGGCATTGGTCTTGGTTCTGAGCAGTTCTGCAACGGTCTTCATGCATCGCCTCCCCGGGCTGTGGTCGTTCCCCATCAAGCAGGATTCCTGCCAGCCTGCCGGCCGGCCCCGCCTGTGACGAAGCATAGCGCAGCTCAGTCGAGACTCCGCTGCAGGGCCGGCAGATCGAGCTGGGCCACGGCCTGGCGTACCTTGAGGCCCAGCGTGTGGTCGTTGAGGAACCCCTTGTTGACCACGCTCAGGGTCAGCAGCTGCACGCTGCTGGCCGGCAGGCCCGTCTGGAAGTAGTCGGCGGCGGGGCTGACATAGTAGACCGCGGCGGGGTCGCTGCAGGCGGCGAACAGCTGGCCCAGGCGCTGGCTGCTGCTCTGGCAGGTCGGCGCGCGCCGCTCGGCCTCGCCCATGCCGTCGAGCAGCGCCTGCTTCTGCGCCACCGTGCCCTGCCACTGGCGGATGAACTGCTGCAGCTGCTGGCGGCTCTCGGCATCGCCGGCCGCGGCCAGTTGCTGCTGCAGCCCGGCGAGGTGCTCGCGCTCGCTGCCCAGCAGGCCCTCGAGATAACGCTGCCGGCTGACATGGGTGAACGGCTTGCGCCCCGGCTTGTGCACCACCACCACATCCTTGTTGCCGACCTGCAGCACCGGCATGCCCTGCAGGCGCCGCGGCTTGACCGCCACCTGGTAGTAGTCGCCAAGCGCATCCCGGCCCACCGGGTAGCCGAACAGCGCGCGCGGGTCGTTGATCCGCAGCACTATGCCCGGCCCCTCGCCATAGCCGCGCCAGCCGCCCTGGGCGGCCGGCTCGCTGCGCGCCGGATCGACCCGCCGCACCAGCAGCAGCGCCTGGCCGATCGCCGGCGCGCCGGGCAGCCCGGCGTCCTGCTCGAACAGGCCGAGCCCCTGGTCGATGGCGAAGCCGCGCAGGGGCGCCAGCGCCGGGGTCTGCCGCAGCTGCGCCAGCAGGTCGTCGAGGCGCGCGCGCAGGCGCGGCACCTCGGCCTGAGGCAACGGACGGCCCTGGATATCCAGGCGGGCGACGCCGACCGAGCCGGGCGCGTCGAGCAGGGGCACCGGGACGGTCGCCCAGGCGCTGCCCCAGGCACCCAGCGCCAGCAGCAGGCCGAGCGCCTGCAGCGACGGCAGGCGCACTACCAGTCCGCTTCGGCGTCGGCGGCCGGCTCGGCGGCGGCGCTGCCGTTGCCTTCGCTACGCGCCGCGCTGCTGGCCTGCCCGGCCCCCTGCGCCGCCACCTGCACGGTCTTCACCGCCAGGCCCTGGTCGGCGCCACTGAGCGAGGTTTCCTGCATGGCGCGGCTGAGCATGTCGCCGAGCAACTGGTTCTGCTCGGCGCTGGCACAGCCGGCGAGCAGGGTGACGAGGACGAGGGACGACAGCGGGCGGATCATCGGGCGGCTCCTGCAGCGGGGATCGGGAGCCGCACTGTGGCGCCGCAGCGTTCGCGGATCGTTCAGGCGGCCGGCAGGCGCAGGCTGGCACGCACGCCGCCGGCGACATTGGCCAGGGCCAGCGCGCCGCCGTGCAGCAGCGCCACCTCCTGCACGAAATTCAGCCCCAGACCGGTGCTCTTGCGCCCGCTGGCGGGGCGCGGCAACGAGTAGAAGCGCTCGGTCAGGCGCGGCAAGGCGTACTCGGGAATCGCCTCGCCCTGGTTGAACAGCGCCAGCTCCACGTCGCTGCCCTGCAGCTGGGCGGTGAAGCGCAGCTGGCCGCCGGGGGCACTGAAGTCCAGCGCGTTGTCCAGCAGGTTGGCCAGCGCCTGGCGCAGCAGGAAGCGCTCGCCCAGCGCGCCAAGAGCGGCCGGGATGGCGTTCTCCACCTGCAGTCCGGCGGCCTGGATGCGCGCCGCCTGGGCCTGCAGCAGTTCGTCGACCAGGTCATGCAGCGCTATCGCCACGCGCTCTTCCAGGCCCTGGCGCTGCTCCACCTGGGCCAGGTTGAGCAGGCGCTCGATCAGCTGCTGCAGGCGCGCGCCCTCGCTGGCGATGTTGGCCACGAAACGCTGGCGCTGCTCGGCCGGCATCTCGCCCTCGAGCAGCTCGGCGGCGCCGCGGATGGCCGCCAGCGGGCTCTTCAACTCGTGGGTCAGGGTGTGCACGTACTGCTCGACGTAGGCCTTGCCCTCCAGCTCGGTGCGCATCTTCTGCACCGCCTGGGCCAGCTGGGTCAGCTCGCCGCCGCGCAGGGCCGGCAGCTCGGCGCGCTGGCCCTGGCTGACCGCTTGGGCGTAGCGGGTGAGCTTGCGCAGCGAGCCGCTGAGCCACCAGGACAACACCCCGCCGATCAGCAGGCCGAGGCCGATCAGCCCGGCGCCGAGCCAGCCCAGGCGCCGCTGCGAGCGCTCGATGTAGGGCTGCAGCGACTGGTTCGGCTTGGCCACCGAGACCACGCCGATGATCCGCTCGCCATCCTTGATCGGCGCCGCCACGTACATCACCGAGCTGTCCTCGTCGGCCGGGTCCTCGCGGGTCGAGCGCGCGCCGTACTGGCCGCGCAGGGTCAGGTAGACGTCGTTCCAGCGCGAGTAGTCCTGGCCCACGGCCACGCCGCTGGAGTCGAGCAGGACGATGCCGCGGGCGTCGGTGACGTAGATGCGGTGGTTCACCGCGCGCTTCTCCACACCCCAGATCTGCGCCTGCGGCTGGCGTCGGCCATAGGACTCGAGTAGCGCCGGCAGGCGGCCCTGGGCCAGCTGGCCGCTCTTGACCTCGTCACGCAGGATCTCGGCCAGCAGGTTGGCGGTGTCCACCAGGGTCTCCTCGGTGGACTGGCGCACGCCGGGGCGGATCTCGTCCATCACCGTGCTCAGCACGAACCAGCCGGCCAGGCCGACGAACAAGAAGTACACCAGGAAGATCCGGACGCCTAGCGGCATGGCCGCCCTCCCGTGCGCTGCAGCTGGCTCGATGACATGCTTACGTCCCTGTGCTGTGGCGGGCGTCCGGCGTGGCTGTCGCCGCGCGCCGCTTCGGTGGCAGAATAGCGTCGCGGTCATGGCCGACACCGCCCGAATGGGCGGCGGGATGCGCGAACGACAAGGCCAGCATACCGTACAACAGAACCGGATCTGCCCCACCCGCCCAGAGCCCGAGCCCACCGGCCGGGAAAGCCCCGACATGGATGCTGTCACCTCCGCCACGCCGCTGCAGCTGAACCTGCTCGGCAACTTCGCCGCCCTCTGGCACGGCCAGCCGCTGGACGGCTTCAACTACGACAAGATGCGCGCCCTGCTCGCCTACCTGAGCCTGGAGCACACGCGCGAACACAGCCGCGAGACCCTCGCCGCCCTGCTCTGGGAGTCCAGTCCGGCCAGCACCTGGCGCGGCAACCTGCGGCGCACCCTGTCCGACCTGCGCCGGGTGCTGGAGGCGCCGACCGGCCTGGAACTGTTCGCTGCCGGCAAGAACAGCCTGCGCTTCCTGCCCGCCGGGCGCATCGACGCCCTGCGCTTTCGCCAGACGCCGCAGCGCTGCAGCGCGAGCCCGGCCTGCCAGCAGTGCCCCAGCTGCATCGCGGAACTGGAGGAGGCGGTGGCGCTGTACCGCGGCGACTTCCTCGCCGGCCTCGACCTGCCCGACTGCCCCGACTTCGAGGACTGGCTGCTGCTGCAGCGCGAGTCGCTGCGCTGCCACGCCCTGGCCCTGCTGGAACACCTGAGCAACCACTTCGAGCAGCATGGCGAGCTGCAGCGCGCCCTGCCCCACGCCCGCCGCCTGGTGGAACTCGACCCCTGGCAGGAGAGCGGCCAGCAGCGCCTGATGCGCCTGCTCAGCCGCAACGGCCAGAGCGCCGCCGCCCTGGCGCAGTACGAGAGCTTCCGCAACCAGCTGTGGAAGGAGCTGGGCGTGCACCCGAGCAGGGAATGCCAGGCCCTGCAGCAGCGCATCAGCCGCGGCGAGCTGGGCGCGGCGCCCATCCCGGCGCCGGCACGCGCGGTGGCGCTGCCGCCACCGCCGGCCGAGCTGCGCCAGGTCACCGTGCTGTACTGCGAGATTTCCACCGGCGCCAGCGCCGACCCCGAGGAAGCCCTGGCCCTGCTGGCCGAGCCCCAGGCGCAGTGCGCCCAGGTGATCCGCGCCCACGGCGGCTACCTGGTGCAGGCCCACGGCGGCGGCCTGCTGGCCTACTTCGGCTATCCCCAGGCGCGCGAGGATGCCGCGCGCATCGCCGTGCAGGCCGCCCTGTCGCTGGCCGCCGCCTGCGAGCCGGCCCAGGTGCGCTGCGGCCTGCACACCGGGCAGATCGTCACCGCGCCGGGCCAGCAGATGCCCGATGCCACCGGCTTCACCTCCGACCTGGCGATCCAGGTGCGCCAGCTCGCCGGCTACCAGGAAGTGACCCTGAGCAGCGCCACCTTCCGCCTGGTGCAGGGCTACTTCCGCTGCCTGCCGCTGCAGCTGTGCCTGCTCGGCACCGGCGCCAGCGCCGGCACCATCTACCGCGCCGAGGCGGCCAGCGCGGCGCGCCACCGCCTGGCCGCGCAGCCGCGGCTGACCCCGCTGGTCGGCCGCGACGCCGAGCTGCAGCAGCTGCTCGCACTGTGGCAGCAGGTGCACGAGGAGAGGAGCAGCCAGGGCCTGCTGCTGTCGGGCGACCCGGGGGTGGGCAAGTCGCGGCTGATCCACGAGCTGGGCAAGCGCCTGCCGGTCACCCTGCCCGGCCGCCAGGTCGAGCTGCGCTGCCTGGAGCCGCACCGCAGCGATCCGCTGTACCCCTGCGCCGAACTGATCCGCGGCCTGGCCGGCTTCCGCCCGGACACCACTGCGGAGCAGCGCTACCAGCGGCTCGACGAGGTGCTGCGGGTATTCGACCTCGACGCCGAGGGCCGCGACCTGATCGCCGACCTGCTCGACCTGCCGCTGCCGCCGACCTCGCCGGTGCACGGGATGCCCACCGAGCTGTGGCGCGAGCGCATGCACGAGGCCCTGCTGACCATCGTCCGCGCCAACCGCCAGCAACCGCTGCTGCTGGTGCTGGAGGACGCCCACTGGGCCGACTCCTCGACCCTGCAGCTGTTCGAGCGCCTGCTGCGCGAGCCGCAGCAGCGCCCGCTGCTGCTCCTGCTCAGCGCGCGCCCGGAGTTCGCCGCGCAGCCCTGGATCGACGCCGGCGCGCACCACCTGGAGCTGCCGCACCTGAGTACCGAGCTGGCCCGCGGCATGGTCGCCGGGCTGGCCGAGGGCCTCGAGCGCGGCGAGCTGCAGCGGGTGCTGGCGCTGGCCGACGGGGTGCCGCTGTTCATCGAGGAACTGGTGCAGTGGGCGGCCAGCGACGACGCCCAGCAGGGCCTGCCGCTGACCCTCAACGACCTGCTGATGGCGCGCATCGACCGGCTCGGCGACGCCCGCGCCACCGCCCAGCTGGCCGCCGGCATCGGCCGCGAGTTCCATATCGAACTGCTCGAGGCCCTGTACGAGGGCGACCCGGCGCTGCTGCACGGCCACCTCAAGGACCTGCTGCGCAGCGGCCTGGTCAACCCCGGCCGGCAGTCGAGCCTGTACCAGTTCAAGCACGCGCTGATCCACCAGGCCGCCTACCTGTCGCAGACCCGTACCCAGCGCCGACGCAGCCATGGGCGCATCGCCGAGATCCTCCTGCAGCGCTTCCCGGCCCGGGCCCGGCAGGCGCCGGCCCAGCTCGCCCATCACCTGGCCGAGGCCGGCCTGGCCGCCGAGGCCATCCCGCACTGGCAGCGGGCCGCCGCCAACGCCCGGCGCCTGTCGGCCAACCGCGAGGCCGCCGACTGCCTGCAGCGCGCCCTGGCCTGCCTGGCCGAGCTGCCGGCCGGCGCCAAACGCGACAGCCTGGAACTGGAGCTGCAGCTGGCCCTGGGCACGGTGCTCAACTCCGCCGACGGCTACGGCGCGCCCACCACCCTGGCCGCCTTCGCCCGCGCCGAGGCACTGGCCGCCACGGTGGCGGACCCGCAGCTGCGTTTCCGCACCCTGTTCGGCCTGTGGGGCGGCGCCGGCTCGCAGGTGTCGCACGACCAGGTGCGGGTGCTCGGCCGCCAGGTGCTGGAGGCCGCCGAGCGCACCGGGCGCCTGGCCAACCGCCTGCTCGGACAGAACTGCTACCTGGTCGGCTCCTTCTGGGGCCAGCCGCTGCGCGAGAGCCGCGAGCTGGCCGAGGCGATGATCGGCCAGTGCGAGCCGGAGGCGCGCCTGGAATGCCTGCGCGACTACGGCGAGGACCCGCTGGTCAATGCGCGCAACTACCTGCTGCTCGGCCTCTGGGTGGCCGGCCAGCCGGGACGCGCGCGCCAGGTCTGCACCGAGCTGCTCGAGGAGGTACGCAGCGGCGGCTTCGCCAACGCCATCTGCTACTCGCTGGTGTTCACCTCCATGCTCCACTGCCTGCTGCGCGAGCCACAGCAGGTGGCGCAGATGGCCGCGGAGACCATCGGCCACTGCCAGCGCAACGGCCTGCAGGTGTGGCACGACATCGCCGACGTGATGGCCGGCTGGGCCCGGGTGGCCCAGGGCGACGCCGGCGGCCTGGCCGACATCGAGCGCGGCGTGGCCGGCAACCGCCAGTCCATGTCGAGCATCGAGGTGACCCTCGGCAGCCTGCAGCTGGACGCCCTGCTGCGCCTGCAGCGGCACGAGGAGGCGCTGCAGCTGGCCAGCCGCCTGGTGCCCATCGCCCATCGCCGCGGCGACTACTACCTGCTGCCGGAGGTGCTGCGCCTGCAGGCCGAGGCCATGCTCGCGCTGGGCCGCGCCACCGGCGTGGCGGCGCTGCTGGACGAGGCCGGAGCGCTGGCCGAACGCCTGGGCGCCAACGCCTGGCGACTGCGCCTGGCCATGACCCGCCTGCGCTGGCAGCCGACGGCGGACCACCGCGAGGCGCTGCGCGAGGCGCTGGCGAGCTTCGTCGAGGGCGTGGAGACGCCGGACCTGCGCGACGCCGCGGCGCTGCTGGCCGGCTAGGCGCGCCTCGGGCTGTAGCTGTAGCCCAGGCCGCGATGGGTCTGGATCGGCTCGGCCTCTGCCGCCACCTGGCGCAGCTTGGCGCGCAGGCTCTTGATGTGGCTGTCGATGTTGCGCTCGTAGCCGGCGTCGGCCGGCACGCCGAGGGCGTCGAGCAGCTGCTCGCGGGAGAACACCCGCTCCGGCTGCGCCAGCAGCGCCTGCAGCAGGCGGAACTCGTGCCGGGTCAGCACCAGCAGCTGCTCGCGGTAGTGGATCTGCACCCGCTCGGCATCCACGCGGAACGGCCCGTGCGCCTCCAGCGGCGGCTCGGCCGAGCGCGGCGCCATGCGCTTGAGGATGGCACGCACCCGCGCGGCCACCTCGCGCGGGCTGAACGGCTTGACCACGTAGTCGTCGGCGCCGATCTCCAGGCCCACCACCCGGTCGATCTCGGCGTCGCGCGCGGTGAGGAAGATCACCGGCACCTCGGAGAAGCGCCGCAGCCGCCTGCAGGCCTCGAAGCCGCTGATGTCGGGCAGGCCGACGTCGAGGATCAGCAGGTCCGCCGGGGTGCGCCGCTGGTACTCCAGCGCGGCCTCGGCCAGGTTCAGCCAGGTGGTGGTGAAGCCCTCGCCCTGCAGGGCGAACACCAGGGTGTCGGCG
This DNA window, taken from Pseudomonas alcaligenes, encodes the following:
- a CDS encoding AAA family ATPase, which codes for MDAVTSATPLQLNLLGNFAALWHGQPLDGFNYDKMRALLAYLSLEHTREHSRETLAALLWESSPASTWRGNLRRTLSDLRRVLEAPTGLELFAAGKNSLRFLPAGRIDALRFRQTPQRCSASPACQQCPSCIAELEEAVALYRGDFLAGLDLPDCPDFEDWLLLQRESLRCHALALLEHLSNHFEQHGELQRALPHARRLVELDPWQESGQQRLMRLLSRNGQSAAALAQYESFRNQLWKELGVHPSRECQALQQRISRGELGAAPIPAPARAVALPPPPAELRQVTVLYCEISTGASADPEEALALLAEPQAQCAQVIRAHGGYLVQAHGGGLLAYFGYPQAREDAARIAVQAALSLAAACEPAQVRCGLHTGQIVTAPGQQMPDATGFTSDLAIQVRQLAGYQEVTLSSATFRLVQGYFRCLPLQLCLLGTGASAGTIYRAEAASAARHRLAAQPRLTPLVGRDAELQQLLALWQQVHEERSSQGLLLSGDPGVGKSRLIHELGKRLPVTLPGRQVELRCLEPHRSDPLYPCAELIRGLAGFRPDTTAEQRYQRLDEVLRVFDLDAEGRDLIADLLDLPLPPTSPVHGMPTELWRERMHEALLTIVRANRQQPLLLVLEDAHWADSSTLQLFERLLREPQQRPLLLLLSARPEFAAQPWIDAGAHHLELPHLSTELARGMVAGLAEGLERGELQRVLALADGVPLFIEELVQWAASDDAQQGLPLTLNDLLMARIDRLGDARATAQLAAGIGREFHIELLEALYEGDPALLHGHLKDLLRSGLVNPGRQSSLYQFKHALIHQAAYLSQTRTQRRRSHGRIAEILLQRFPARARQAPAQLAHHLAEAGLAAEAIPHWQRAAANARRLSANREAADCLQRALACLAELPAGAKRDSLELELQLALGTVLNSADGYGAPTTLAAFARAEALAATVADPQLRFRTLFGLWGGAGSQVSHDQVRVLGRQVLEAAERTGRLANRLLGQNCYLVGSFWGQPLRESRELAEAMIGQCEPEARLECLRDYGEDPLVNARNYLLLGLWVAGQPGRARQVCTELLEEVRSGGFANAICYSLVFTSMLHCLLREPQQVAQMAAETIGHCQRNGLQVWHDIADVMAGWARVAQGDAGGLADIERGVAGNRQSMSSIEVTLGSLQLDALLRLQRHEEALQLASRLVPIAHRRGDYYLLPEVLRLQAEAMLALGRATGVAALLDEAGALAERLGANAWRLRLAMTRLRWQPTADHREALREALASFVEGVETPDLRDAAALLAG
- the creB gene encoding two-component system response regulator CreB gives rise to the protein MPHILIVEDEAAIADTLVFALQGEGFTTTWLNLAEAALEYQRRTPADLLILDVGLPDISGFEACRRLRRFSEVPVIFLTARDAEIDRVVGLEIGADDYVVKPFSPREVAARVRAILKRMAPRSAEPPLEAHGPFRVDAERVQIHYREQLLVLTRHEFRLLQALLAQPERVFSREQLLDALGVPADAGYERNIDSHIKSLRAKLRQVAAEAEPIQTHRGLGYSYSPRRA